The proteins below are encoded in one region of Gammaproteobacteria bacterium:
- a CDS encoding NapC/NirT family cytochrome c — protein sequence MASLHHRFRNSWQLLVQLKNRTPILILIVGLSALLLVGFAGTVGVIHATSTNRFCVSCHEMEGVYDEYKKSKHYSNDAGIMTECQDCHLPPVHDATDSIGYLKAKTLAVKDVYHHLLGTYPTPEVFDQDRLPMAHSVWKRMLSTNSAVCRDCHSGGLVDEDHPVGEADNCIECHMKGKPIAHARPWQPIAEAGEEHEVPSVEATQ from the coding sequence ATGGCCAGTCTACATCACCGATTTCGGAATTCGTGGCAGTTACTCGTACAACTTAAAAACCGAACGCCGATACTGATATTAATCGTTGGCCTTTCGGCCTTACTGTTGGTGGGGTTCGCCGGTACAGTCGGTGTGATCCATGCGACATCAACAAACCGTTTCTGTGTTTCGTGCCATGAAATGGAAGGCGTGTATGATGAGTACAAGAAATCCAAGCACTACAGCAATGACGCTGGAATCATGACAGAATGCCAAGATTGCCATCTACCACCGGTTCACGACGCCACGGATAGCATCGGTTATTTGAAAGCGAAAACATTGGCTGTAAAGGATGTTTATCATCACTTGCTTGGGACGTACCCAACGCCGGAGGTATTTGACCAGGATAGATTGCCAATGGCTCACAGTGTTTGGAAGCGTATGCTGAGTACCAATTCAGCCGTGTGCCGTGATTGCCACTCTGGTGGCTTGGTTGATGAGGATCATCCCGTCGGTGAAGCTGACAACTGTATTGAATGTCACATGAAAGGCAAGCCGATCGCCCATGCTAGACCATGGCAGCCGATTGCCGAGGCTGGTGAAGAACACGAGGTCCCGAGCGTCGAGGCCACGCAATAG